DNA from Thiohalobacter sp.:
CGTGATCCTGCTCGGGCTGGGGCTGCAGTTCCTGCTCATGCCGCTGGCCGGCTGGGGGCTGGGCAGTCTGCTGGGTCTGTCCGCGCCGCTGGTGGCCGGCATGGTGCTGGTGGGCAGCGCGCCCGGCGGCACGGCATCCAATGTGATCTGTTACCTGGCCCGCGGCGACGTGGCGCTGTCCATCACCCTCACCGGCCTGTCCACGCTGCTGGCCGTGGTGGCCACGCCGCTGCTGACGGAACTCTATCTCGGCCGCAGCCTGCCGGTGCCGGCCGGACCCATGCTGCTGACCATCCTCGAGGTGGTGCTGCTGCCGGTGCTGGCCGGGATGTGGCTCAATCATCGCTTCCATGCGCGACTTGCGCCGGTCCGACACCTGTTCCCGCTGCTGTCGGTGCTGGCCATTGCGGTCATCATCGCGGTCATCGTCGCCCTCAACCGGGGGCGGCTGGCGGAGCTGGCGGGGCTGCTGGTTGTGGCCGTCTGTCTGCACAATCTGGCCGGGCTGGTGCTCGGCTATGCGGCGGCACGGCTGGCCGGCCAGCCGCTGCGGGTGGCCCGCACCCTGGCCATCGAGGTGGGCATGCAGAACTCCGGGCTGGCGGTGGCGCTGGCGCTGAAGCACTTCGTGCCGCTGGCGGCGTTGCCCGGCGCCCTGTTCAGCATCTGGCACAACCTCAGCGGTTCATTGCTGGCCGGCTGGTGGGCGCGGCGCGCATCCGACGCCAGTTGAGTGTTGCCGCAGGGGATGGGTCCCGGGGCCGGGGAGCGGCAGTTGCGGTCCGGGGCGGACGTGATTGCCGGCGGCTCAGCGCTGGGCGTCGACGAAGGCGGCGATGTCCAGGCCGGCGAGCACGCCTGCGTCGGGCTGCCGGGTCTCCGCTCCGGAAACCGCGACTTCCTGCAGGGCCGCCACGGGCGCGGGATCCCGGTATTCGTCTCCGGCGATCGTCTCCGGCTCGCGCCGCTCGACCGCCTGTTCCACTTCGCCGGTTGCCATGTCGAGGATCATCATCTCGCACCTCCTCGTGCGTGTCGGCCGCCCTCTGACTGAATTAGCGGCCATCGCGGGTGAACATTGAGGTGGGCGCGGGACTCTTCAAGTCGACTCGCGAATCAGTTGTTGGCTCAAGCGCTTGTGCGAGGCCGCGACGGGTCGTCGAGAGCGGCGACGGAAGCGAGATGGTGCGCGCGGCGTGTGGTTTCCGGCAGCCGGTAGCGCGGCGTGCAGGCGAGCACGCAGCGGACCGCCGTCTCCAGGCCGACGCGGTGTCCGATGGAAACGAACACCGGACTGACCCCGGCGCGGGTGCGCAGCACGGCGCCGATCACCTCGCCGCGGTCGCGCAGCGGGGACCAGTCGCCGCGATCGGGGCCCGGCGGCTCGTATTCGCCGATCAGCCGGCTCTTGGCCACGCCGATGGTGGGCAGGCCGGTGACCACGCCCAGGTGACAGGCCAGGCCGAAGCGTCGCGGGTGGGCATAGCCCTGGCCATCGCAGAGGATCAGGTCCGGGACACGGCGGGCCGCATTCAGGGCGTCGAGCAGTGCCGGTACCTCGCGGAAGGACAGCAGCCCCGGCACGTAGGGGAAGGTGGTCGGCCGGCGTACCACCACCGATTCCAGCGGCTGCAGGCCGGGGAAGCCGAGCGTGGCCAGGGCGGCACGGGTGACGCGGTTGCCGTCCTCGAAGCCGATGTCGGTGCCGGCCACGGTCTGTGGCGGGTCCAGCCGGTCCTCGAGAATGACTTCCGCAGCGAGCTGTTCCTGGATGCGGCGCGCCAGCGCCGGCGACACCCGCCAGGGATGGGGCGCGGTGAAGCGGGGGCGATGGTCAGTCATCGCACAGGGGCGTCCGATGACGGCTATTCGAAGGCATCCAGCGGGTTGATCCAGGCTTCGTTGCCGTGGAGATCGAGGTCGACGCCATAGTCGTCGCGTTCGATGTCCATCGAGCCGGACCAGTCCTCCGGCGGTTCGGTGATCTCGATATCCAGTTCGTACCAGCTGTCCAGATCGAGTTCCTCGACCGTGCCGTCGAAATACTGGAGTTCCACGGTCTGGTCGTCCTCGTCGTAGGCGACAATCTCGAAGGTGTCGCCGGTCGCGGTACGGTACCAGTCGCCGATGCGGGGTTCGAACTCGGTTGCCATGGTGCATTACCTCCCGGCCCGCCGGTGCGCTAACATCTGTCGCTGCCGGGCGGGCCCTCTGGTCTTGGTATAGGCGCTCGCCGCCGGCTGCGCAAGGAAGCAAGACGCACGCCACTCGCCAGGGGGGAGCAAGCGCTTGAATATCGTGATTATCACCCATTCGCCGGGGCGGTCGGCCCGCGTCGGGGAGATGCGGCAATGAGCTGGTGGGGCAAGGTCCTGGGCGGCGCCTTCGGTTACATGCTCGGCGGGCCACTGGGCGCCCTGCTGGGTGCGGCACTCGGGCACAAGTTCGATCAGGGGCTGCACATCGAGCCCGGCGCCGGCTTCGATCCCGGCCAGCAGGAACGGGTCCAGACCGCCTTCTTCACCGCCACCTTCTCGGTCATGGGTCATGTCGCCAAGGCCGATGGCCGGGTGTCGCCCGACGAGATCCGTCTGGCCGAGCAGGTGATGGCGCAGATGCGCCTCGACGGCGCCATGCGCAAGGCCGCGCAGGCTCTGTTTCGGGAGGGCAAGTCGCCGGATTTCGATCTCGATGCCGTGCTCGACCAGTTCCGCCGCGAATGTCATCGCCGCCGGCACCTGGTTGTCAGCTTCCTGGAGATCCAGCTCGCCGCGGCCCTGGCCGACGGCAGCATCGCGCCTGGCGAACGCCGGGTGCTGGAATACATCGCCACCCGCCTGGGCGTCAGCCCGGCCGAACTGGCCCAGCTCGAGGCGCTGGTCGCCGGGTTGCATGGCGGTGGCGGCGGGCAGGCCCGGCGACCGGCGACCGAAGACGAACTGGCAGCGGCCTACCGCATGCTCGGCGTGACGCCCGAGGCCAGCGACGCCGAGGTCAAGAAGGCCTACAGACGACTGATGAACCAGCACCACCCGGACAAGCTGGTGGCCAAGGGCCTGCCGGAGGAGATGATCCGGGTCGCCACCGAGCGCACCCAGCAGATCAAGGCGGCCTACGAACGCGTTCGCAAGGCCCGCAGGGGCTGACCGAAACCGGGAAAGGGCGGGGTCTGCAGCACGGGCCGAAGGCCTCTGCCGCCGCGCATCATCGAGGTGTTGGGGGCACCTCAGCCGAAGTAACGCCCGCCGGAGGCGATGGCCACCACCGCCAGGCCGAGCAGGAGATTGGTGCCGACGATGCGGCGGATGCGGTTGAGCTGAAGCCCGGCCTCGGGCCAGTCCTGCTCGGCGACCCGGTGGCGCAGCTTGCGGTAGGGCGCGAAGTACAGATGCAGGTAGAGGGCGATCATGAGCCAGCCCAGGCCCTGCATCAGGTGCACGTGCAGGCCGGCGTGCCCCATGCCACCGAACACCTTGAACACCATCAGGTAGCCGGTGAGGGGCAACAGCAGCACGGCGATCCACACCCAGGGGAAGAAGCGGCCGAAGGTGGCCACCCACAGCGACAGGCGCTGCGGCGGTTCCAGCAACCGGGCGGCGGCCGGACGCAGCGCCATGTAGGCGAAGAACATGCCCCCGACCCAGACGACGGCGGCCAGCAGGTGCAGGGTGATCAGGGGTGTCATCAGGTTC
Protein-coding regions in this window:
- a CDS encoding bile acid:sodium symporter family protein, producing the protein MIHGLTRAFPLWALAACALAWWQPEPLAALRPAILPLLGLVMFGMGMTLRPDNFREALSRPGVILLGLGLQFLLMPLAGWGLGSLLGLSAPLVAGMVLVGSAPGGTASNVICYLARGDVALSITLTGLSTLLAVVATPLLTELYLGRSLPVPAGPMLLTILEVVLLPVLAGMWLNHRFHARLAPVRHLFPLLSVLAIAVIIAVIVALNRGRLAELAGLLVVAVCLHNLAGLVLGYAAARLAGQPLRVARTLAIEVGMQNSGLAVALALKHFVPLAALPGALFSIWHNLSGSLLAGWWARRASDAS
- the nfi gene encoding deoxyribonuclease V (cleaves DNA at apurinic or apyrimidinic sites); protein product: MTDHRPRFTAPHPWRVSPALARRIQEQLAAEVILEDRLDPPQTVAGTDIGFEDGNRVTRAALATLGFPGLQPLESVVVRRPTTFPYVPGLLSFREVPALLDALNAARRVPDLILCDGQGYAHPRRFGLACHLGVVTGLPTIGVAKSRLIGEYEPPGPDRGDWSPLRDRGEVIGAVLRTRAGVSPVFVSIGHRVGLETAVRCVLACTPRYRLPETTRRAHHLASVAALDDPSRPRTSA
- a CDS encoding DUF6763 family protein, with the protein product MATEFEPRIGDWYRTATGDTFEIVAYDEDDQTVELQYFDGTVEELDLDSWYELDIEITEPPEDWSGSMDIERDDYGVDLDLHGNEAWINPLDAFE
- the djlA gene encoding co-chaperone DjlA, yielding MSWWGKVLGGAFGYMLGGPLGALLGAALGHKFDQGLHIEPGAGFDPGQQERVQTAFFTATFSVMGHVAKADGRVSPDEIRLAEQVMAQMRLDGAMRKAAQALFREGKSPDFDLDAVLDQFRRECHRRRHLVVSFLEIQLAAALADGSIAPGERRVLEYIATRLGVSPAELAQLEALVAGLHGGGGGQARRPATEDELAAAYRMLGVTPEASDAEVKKAYRRLMNQHHPDKLVAKGLPEEMIRVATERTQQIKAAYERVRKARRG
- a CDS encoding CopD family protein — protein: MTPLITLHLLAAVVWVGGMFFAYMALRPAAARLLEPPQRLSLWVATFGRFFPWVWIAVLLLPLTGYLMVFKVFGGMGHAGLHVHLMQGLGWLMIALYLHLYFAPYRKLRHRVAEQDWPEAGLQLNRIRRIVGTNLLLGLAVVAIASGGRYFG